In Artemia franciscana chromosome 8, ASM3288406v1, whole genome shotgun sequence, a genomic segment contains:
- the LOC136030271 gene encoding histone H4, with protein MTGRGKGGKGLGKGGAKRHRKVLRDNIQGITKPAIRRLARRGGVKRISGLIYEETRGVLKVFLENVIRDAVTYTEHAKRKTVTAMDVVYALKRQGLTLYGFGG; from the coding sequence atgacAGGAAGAGGAAAAGGAGGAAAGGGGCTTGGAAAAGGAGGCGCAAAACGTCATCGCAAAGTTCTTCGTGACAATATCCAGGGTATCACAAAGCCAGCAATCAGAAGACTGGCTCGCCGTGGTggtgtaaaacgtatatctggcctaatttacgaggaaaccagaggtgttcttaaagtttttctagAAAATGTTATTCGCGATGCTGTCACCTACACAGAACATGCCAAGAGAAAGACTGTCACTGCAATGGATGTAGTCTACGCTCTGAAGCGTCAAGGTCTTACATTGTATGGCTTTGGTGGTTAA
- the LOC136030650 gene encoding histone H3, giving the protein MARTKQTARKSTGGKAPRKQLATKAARKSAPATGGVKKPHRYRPGTVALREIRRYQKSTELLIRKLPFQRLVREIAQDFKTDLRFQSSAVMALQEASEAYLVGLFEDTNLCAIHAKRVTIMPKDIQLARRIRGERA; this is encoded by the coding sequence ATGGCTAGGACAAAACAAACTGCGAGAAAATCGACGGGTGGGAAGGCACCTAGAAAGCAGCTTGCGACCAAGGCTGCAcgtaagtcggctcctgctactGGTGGGGTAaaaaaaccacacagatacaggccCGGAACCGTAGCCCTGAGAGAGATTCGTCGTTATCAAAAGAGTACcgaactcttaataaggaaattgccCTTCCAGAGACTTGTGCGAGAGATTGCTCAGGATTTTAAAACTGACTTGAGATTTCAGAGTTCGGCTGTGATGGCCCTACAAGAAGCCAGCGAGGCGTATCTAGTTGGACTTTTTGAGGATACCAACTTGTGTGCCATTCACGCCAAGAGGGTGACCATCATGCCAAAAGATATTCAACTTGCTCGTCGTATCCGTGGCGAGAGAGCCTAA